ATAACATAAAAAACTGCGTTATATGCCCATTGCCTTGACTTTTAGTTGCCTACTGACACGCGAAGTCAAAATAGTTGGCCACCAAAAGTGAAAATGCGAGTTTGTTAGAGACCTGCACCGCCACAGACGCttagagaagagagcagtAGCCACACAGCGGGGTCATGTGGCTTCGCCGATAACAACTgataagatttttatttcatGGATGGAATTTTTTAGAGGGGCTCAAAAAATTATATTGGGAAACTGATTGGAGTCTGTTTTGCTATTCCATACGGCGCCTCAGCTCAGAGTGAGTATATATGTGCGCATTGTTTTGGCCCGTATACATAGCTAACTATATTGCCAGCTTTATTAGGAAGTTTAGTGACTGCGAATCATACATCCAACATGTCGAAGCGCACAGCAGACCACCAGGACGATGCGCCGCTCAAGGGCGGCGAGCGTCCCGAGCAGATGGACGTTGATATGGACAAGGACATGGGCGAATTCGAAGATGAATTCGAAGACGAATTCGAAAGCGAAGATGAAATCATCGAGGCCGGTGTGGATGGCCGACCAGATGCCGAGAGGGAGgctgaagagaaagagcGTGAGTATCCCTGCGACCCAGCATTATCGGCACTTTGCGCGCCATGACAGCGCGCTTCATGGAGTCTTAATTGAGAGCGGTGATTAATGAATATACTTGGAACAGACGCCATGGAAGTCGATCAAGGAACCTTCATCGTCGGACGAAGCAAGCTCGAGCCTGGCCAGACCTTGGCGCCGGATTTGACCACCTACGAAATGTTGCACGGCCTCAACACGCCCTGGCCGTGCCTGTCCTTTGATATCGTCAGGGACTCCCTCGGCGACAACCGCAAAGCCTACCCCCACACCATGTATACCGTTACTGGAACACAAGCCGAGTCGTCAAAGGCCCACGAGAACGAGCTGCTGGTCGTCAAGTTCAGCGGCCTCAGCAAGATGGAGCGCGGCGACGAGGATTCCGATtctgacgacgatgacgaagactCTGATCCTATCCTGGAGAGCAAGTCGATCCCCCTCAATTCTTGCACCAACCGTATCCGCACGCACCAGATCCCCAACCAAGatccttctctgcctcccaCGACGCTCACCGCAACCATGACCGAATCCTCGAGCGTCTTCATCCACGATGTTACTCCTCACCTCACCTCGTTCGATACGCCCGGTACTGTCATTACCGCCCAGCAGAACAAGCCTATTTCCACCATCAGAGCACACAAATCCGAGGGTTATGCTGTGGATTGGTCACCGCTCGTCCCTGGCGGAAAGCTCCTGACTGGTGACAACGATGGCCTCATCTATATGACGACGCGCACTGACGGAGGCGGCTGGGTCACCGACAACAGGCCCTTCCAGGGCCACGCCAGCAGCGTGGAGGAAATCCAGTGGTCGCCCTCTGAGCAGTCCGTCTTCGCATCTGCCTCAAGCGATGGCACGGTTCGAATCTGGGATGTTCGATCCAAGTCGAGGAAACCAGCCATCACCGTCCAGGTCTCCAACTACGACGTCAACGTCATGTCCTGGTCCAAGCACACGACCAACCTGCTCGCCTCCGGAGCCGACGATGGAACCTGGGCTGTATGGGATCTTAGACAATGGAAGGGCAATGATAGCAAGCCTCAGCCGGTGGCCAGCTTCAACTACCACAAGGAGCAAATCTGCAGCATTGAGTGGCATCCCACGGACGACTCTATCATCGCATTGGCTGCGGGTGATAACACTGTCACACTGTGGGATCTGGCTGTCGAattggatgacgaggagagCAAGGACACTGCTGGTGTCAAGGACGTGCCGCCCCAGCTGCTGTTTGTGCACTACCTGAAGGATGTCAGAGAAGTGCACTGGCACCCGCAGATTCCGGGCAGCTTGATTGCCACGGGTGAGGAATTCAGCGTGTTCCGTACTATCAGTGTTTAAGGGAAAAATTTGGGAGTGATTGGAAAAATAAAGGATGTTATTTTGTATATACCTGTTATGATTATGGGCATGCTTCGCCGGTTTAGATAGTAGGAGCATGTAATAGATTCATGAATCATTAAAGCAATTGAATTAACAAGAAAACTATTCACTATGTTCATATTACTGGTCTAGAGTCTCTAGGCTTATTTCATATCCTTTTCCATATTTGTTTGCGGTGACTCTGAGCCTCTCCCGGGCTCACCCACTGCAACTCCCACCGTAGTAATAACATCATCCTCTCCACCGCTTCTGACTGGGGGGCCAGTGAAGTTCTTGCGCGCATACGCAAAGTACCAGATAAAAGCAATGGCTCCAAACCCAGCAAACACCACCGAAGCGTAGTTCATCGTCGTGGGGTCTACCGGTAGCGACACAGGCA
The Trichoderma asperellum chromosome 7, complete sequence DNA segment above includes these coding regions:
- a CDS encoding uncharacterized protein (BUSCO:EOG092D225O) — protein: MSKRTADHQDDAPLKGGERPEQMDVDMDKDMGEFEDEFEDEFESEDEIIEAGVDGRPDAEREAEEKEHAMEVDQGTFIVGRSKLEPGQTLAPDLTTYEMLHGLNTPWPCLSFDIVRDSLGDNRKAYPHTMYTVTGTQAESSKAHENELLVVKFSGLSKMERGDEDSDSDDDDEDSDPILESKSIPLNSCTNRIRTHQIPNQDPSLPPTTLTATMTESSSVFIHDVTPHLTSFDTPGTVITAQQNKPISTIRAHKSEGYAVDWSPLVPGGKLLTGDNDGLIYMTTRTDGGGWVTDNRPFQGHASSVEEIQWSPSEQSVFASASSDGTVRIWDVRSKSRKPAITVQVSNYDVNVMSWSKHTTNLLASGADDGTWAVWDLRQWKGNDSKPQPVASFNYHKEQICSIEWHPTDDSIIALAAGDNTVTLWDLAVELDDEESKDTAGVKDVPPQLLFVHYLKDVREVHWHPQIPGSLIATGEEFSVFRTISV